CTGTCAATTGTTCTACATCATCGATGCCGTGTGTGGCTATAGTAGCTGCTGCTGCTTTCTCTGCAGAAAACGCAATGCCTTGCATATTATGTGATAATATATCGCGCAACTTCTCTTTCGCTGTGACCACCGCCACTTTTCTACCTGCATTTGCTGCTGCTGCCAGCAGGGTTTCTGCACGTAAGTAAGAAGCGGAATTCATCATCACTTCCTGGTCCAGTGTTGCATCATAGAAAAAGTTGCCACAGATACCGTGTACAGCAGGTGTAACCCCCGTGACGATAGACGAATTATTCACGTTAGTAAAAGAGGGCAATGCCCCTCTGACCATTCCCCTGTAGCCTTGTTGAGTCATCTTTTTCAGGTGAGGCATGTGGTCAAAAGCGAGTGAAATGTCCAGGTATTCATCGGCAGAACCATCCAGGCAGATCACTACAATGGGGGCCGCTGGCGGTTGGTAAGTAATGCCATTCGCAGTAAAGGATAAGGTGGATATAGACATGAGATTAGTTTTGTGGTTCTGAAAATCCTTCAAAAGCGCTCTTTACAGGGCGGCCTATCCAGGCATAAGGTTGCCTGGCATGCAGGGCAAATGCAATGGTGGCAGCCAGGTCGTATGTGTATACAGGTTGTGTGATCACATAACCGGGTTTTACATCTTTGCCAGAAAAGATCATGGCAATTTCGGCTTCTTCCGGTGTGGCGCCGCCATGACTTTTGCCTTTACCACCATGGTCTGCGGTGATGATCACCAGTGTGTTTGGTGGAATGCTTTCCATGATGCGGCCAATGAGTGAATCGGTTTTGGCAACTGCCTGGTAGTATAAGGGAGAACCATGGCCATATTCATGGCCCGCATGGTCTACGTGATCGAAGTGAACAAAGGCAAAGAGTGGTTTCTCTGCACGGATATATTGAATAAAATCAGTAGCGGTGGAGTCTTCAGTATTGAAATGACGGTCATGACTAACGGCTTTCTTTTCGAACAGGCGGCCAAAGTCGTCCCAGTGGTATACCGCGCCGATATTGGCTTTGGGGTATTGCTGGTGAAGTACGCCAAATATTGTAGGGAAGATACCTTCGTCATTGGCTACTACCGGTGGCAGCGAATGTTTGTCGCGTTGCCAGTCATTGTCCGTAATGCCATGTTGTTCAGGACCCGCACCCATGATCATACTGGCCCAGTTGGGACTACTGCTGCTGGGTAGTACAGTCCTTACATTCCACTTTACGGCGCCGTGGGCGATGAGGTTATGCATCACAGGTGTTTTTGCCTGTTTGATCCCATCAGGGCTCATGCCATCTACCCCGATGATGATGACGTGTTCGATACCTTTAGGCAGTTTCTCCTGTGCTTTCAGGAAAGTCGGCAATAATAAGATACAGCCAGTCAAAAGTTTTTTCATATAGCGTTGATTATGATGTCCAGAGCGTGGTCCATTTCTTCTTTGGTAGTGATCAGGGGTGGGTATAGCGATAATACCTTGCCACTGGATACTTTGAAACTAAGACCCTGCTCCAGGCAGCGGTACAATGCCTGCTCAGCATTGTCCGCTTCTATTGCCCAGAGCATTCCTTTGCCTCGTGTAGAATAACTTTTCAGGCGGGAACGGATATGTGCTTCCATTTCCATTACGTGATCCAATACCTTATATTCTTCCATGTAGTCCAGTGCAGCCAGCGCGGCGGCGGCGCCTAATGGGTTCTTTTCATGGGTATAATGCCCCAGTGATATATGTGCGGCTTTATTAAATTCTTCTTTACAGAGCATGGCGGCCATGGGTACCAGCCCTGCGCCCAGTCCTTTTCCTAATACAACAATGTCGGGTATGATATCGTATTGCTGCCAGGCGTAGAGGGTGCCGGTACGACCCATGCAGATAGGGATTTCGTCCAGTATCAGCAGCACCCCATGGCGGGTACAGATCTCTCTCAGTCTTTTCCAGTATTGAACAGATGGAATGATCACGTCTGTGCTGCGAATGGTTTCGGCTACCAATGCGCCGATATCGCCTTCTTTTTCGATGACGTATTCAATGTAGTCTACATAGGCCATTTCATCTTTCCAGATGCCTCGTTGTGTATCTGGTGGCGGAACATGGATATTACCGGGTAAGAGGGGCCCGATATCCTGGTGAAACTGGTATTCCCCACCTACGGAGATGCTATCCATGGAGGCGCCGTGGAAGGAATCGTACATAGAGATGGTCTTGTATTTTCCTGTAACCACGCGGGCGAGTTTTAATGCCATTCCGATGGCGGAGGTGCCACCCGGCGCAAATAATACCCTGCTTAAGTCTCCTGTAGTCAGTCTTTCCGCAAGCCGGATAGCTGGTTGGTTGGTAAACCTCCTGGGAGAGAAAGCAAGGGTATCCATTTGCGCTTTCACCCTGTCCGTGATGTATTTATTCTGGTAACCGAGTTGGTGGACGCTGTTACCATGGAAGTCCATGTATTTTTTACCCTGTTGGTTGATGATGTATATGCCGGTTGCGCCGGATAGTACATCCATGCAGGGGGTAGAGAGTGACTGGTGTAGGAATACTTTTGCATCTGCAGCCAGTAGTTCGGTTGTGGCGGGGTCTGTGTGCCGGGTCATCCATTGCTGGCGACTTTCTGATAGGTTTATATCCCCTTCTTTTGATGAGAATTGCGATTGCATGTTGGCAAATATCTAAAAGAAATTGTTTAGTTGGGCTTAACAAATTGTTAAGTAATAGTAAATTTATGAATTAGCTGCGATTTACTAATACTAAACATTGGTAAATTTCCCGTGTTTGTCGCATGAAAATTCACCGGGATGGTTATTATGAGGCTGTAGAGGAGACTGGTAGGTAAAAAAGACTTAATTTTTAATTAATGTTGGCTTAACCTAATCTCAACTTTTGTAAAATATATTTACAAATATTAAACTTTCTCGCCTATGCATCGTTTACTTAAAAATGCTTCCGGCCCCTGGTTCACCATCTGGTGCCTGGTTGCTTCTTTTGGCACTTACTTTTGTATGTATGCTTTTCGTAAACCGATGTCTACAGGTCTATATTCCGAATACACACTATTTGGGATGGGGTACAAATCTATCCTGATCATTTCGCAGGTACTGGGGTATATGACTTCCAAATTCATAGGGATCAAAGTCATTTCTGAACTGCGGCCGGCAGCGAGGATAAAGCTCATTATTGGGTTGGTAGGTTTTTCAGCTATTGCCCTGTTATTTTTTGGTCTTGTACCTTATCCCTATAATTTCATTTTCCTGTTTTTCAACGGTCTCCCATTGGGGATGATCTGGGGTGTAGTTTTTAGTTTCCTCGAAGGCCGTAAATACACTGAAATGTTATCCATTGGGCTCAGTATCAGTATTATTGCGGCAAGTGGTATATTAAAAACCTCCTACCTGGAAGTTCATAGCCTTTTTCCAAATATCTCAGAGTTCTGGCTCCCCTTTATTATTGGCGCCATCGCATTTCCTTTCTTTTGCTTTTTTGTGTGGATGCTTTCTGTTATTCCCGCTCCTTCCGAAGCAGATAAAGCATTACGTGCAGAACGACCACCCATGACGCAGGCAGACAAAACGAATGTGCTCCGCCAGTATGGGCCAGGTATTGCCTGTATCATGATCGTCTATTGTATGCTTGCTACCATGCGCGATTTCAGGGATAACTTTTCCGTAGAGATCTGGAATGAACTTGATGCACACTGGAACAAAACTGTCCTCGCCCAAACCGAAGTAATCTGTAGCATTTTTGTGCTCCTGGCTGTCGGCGCACTCAGTTTAATCAAGAATAATGAAAAAGCTTTTCATGTAACTATGGGGGTAATCATTGCTGGTATTGGTATGGGAGGTATTAGTACCTTATTATATCATGTACACCTCATCTCCGGATTTAGCTGGATGTTGTGGTTGGGCATGGGACTATTTTTATCATATGTGCCCGTTCAGGTCGCTCTCTTTGAAAGGATGATTGCGCTGTTTCACATCCGTGCAAACGCCGGATATTTTGTATACCTCTGCGATGCTCTTGGCTACCTCGGCAGTGTTGGAATACTCTTCTATAAGGAATTCTTTGCTAAAACAGTGAAGTGGTCGGATACAATGGCCCAGTTTAGCTGCATAATGACCCTGGGTGGTGGGGTACTTTTGATTATGGGTATGTTGTTTTTTAAAAAACTCCTGTTAAATAAAGAAGTAAGCTACCAGAATTAAGGCAGTATCCTCCCCGATATTGGCTGGTCGATGTCCCTGTCTGCCATCAAAAAAAATGGAATCACCAGCATATAAGGTGTGTTTCTCATTGTTGATCAGGTACTCAACGGTGCCCTGTACAATATATTTATATTCGTAGGCCTCTGTCTTGACCATATTTGTTCTTTTGGCGCCTGGCTTCAGTTCCAGCATCACGATGTCTACCGGGAAGTTCTTCAGGTTGCGCGTCATAATGCGCTTGTACTTAAACCCTTTTGTCTTTTCCTTTTCGAATTCATAGTAGTCTTCGCTCCGCTTCACAATCACATGCGATGCGGTCGCCTGTTGCTCGATGCCTTTGAAAAATTCATTCAGGTCCAGATCCAGCGAAGTAATAATATTCATCAATACCAGCAGGGAAGGAATAGTACGGTTATTCTCGATCTGTGAAATAAGGCCTTTGCTCACATCGGCCTTGCTGGCCAGTTCCTGCACAGTGATCCCTTTAGCTTTACGAATCTCTTTAATCTTGTTTCCGATTTGTATCAGTATATCTTCCTGCATAATTTAAGATAAGGCTTCGGAGTAAAGATAGAATATTTATCTTTGCTCTGTCGTGGGAAAATTACGCCTGTACATATTAATGGGTCTCTTTACGCTGCACACCCTCTCCTTTGACCAGCTCATGAAGCTGCCGGTACTGGTGATGCACTATATTGAGCATCGCGCACAAGATGGAAATCTGAGCGTGGTGGAGTTTCTTTCGATGCACTACTGTGGGAAGGATGACAATGACGGTGACCAGGAACGTGATAACCAGTTGCCCTTCAAAAAAGTAAGTACCACAACCGTTCATCAGGTATTCATACCATTCGCTAAAATTACAAATCTCAAACTACAGGCGGCAACCAATATTACTATAAAATATCCGGAGCCGGATCACGATCGACTGCCCAATCCTGCAACCAGTGCCCTTTTCCGTCCTCCACGGGTATAATCGCTTCTTACATATTTATTTGCTAAGGAAGGTCGCCTTCCTGAAATTTCTATTTGATCGAATCTGATATATTATGCTTAATAAAATAATTAGCTTTTCTGTAAAGAATAAGCTGATCATTGGGCTTTTTGTAATTGCCCTTATCGGCTGGGGCACTTTTGAAGTCACCCGTTTACCCATCGATGCAGTGCCCGATATTACGGACAACCAGGTGCAGGTAATTACAGTATCTCCTGCTCTTGGCGCCCCGGATGTAGAGCGACTGATTACCTTTCCGATTGAACAATCCTGTAGTAATATACCGGGTCTGAAACAACTCAGAAGCTTTTCCCGCTTTGGTTTGTCGCTCGTTACTGTCGTTTTCAACGACGAGACCGACATTTATTGGGCCCGCCAACAGATTGCCGAGCGACTGGCACAGGTGCAGGATGCTATTCCTAATGGCATAGGAAAGCCTGAAATGGCACCGGTGACCACCGGGCTTGGTGAGATCTACCAATACGTTGTAAGGCCCAAAAAGGGGTATGAAGGTAAATACACCCCTATGGACCTCCGTACCCTGCAGGACTGGACAGTGCGCCGTCTGCTGCTCGGTACACCTGGTGTGGCAGATGTAAGTAGTTTTGGTGGTGAACTGAAGCAATACGAAATCGCTGTACGGTCCGAACAACTCAAAGCTTACGGCCTTACCATCGCTGATGTATTTAACGCACTGGAAAAGAATAACGAGAATACCGGTGGTGCCTATATTGAAAAAGGCCCTACCGTACTTTATATCCGAAGCGAAGGTCTGACGGGAAGTATTGCTGACATTGAAAAGATTGTTGTAAAGAATCTCAGCAACGGTGTACCCCTGCTTATCCGCGATGTGGCAGAAGTACGTTTGGGTGCTGCCACCCGCTATGGTGCTATGTGTTTTAATAAAGAAGGCGAGGTCGCAGGTGCAGTCGTGATGATGCTGAAAGGAGAAAATTCCTCTGCGGTGATCAAAAGAGTGAAAGAGAAGGTAGCACAAATACAAAAGGCTTTGCCGGAGGGGGTGGTCATAGAGCCATTCCTGGATCGTACCAAAATGGTGAACAATGCTATTCAGACTGTTGAGCACAATCTGATGGAAGGTGCGCTCATCGTGGTATTTGTGCTGGTGTTCTTTTTGGGTAATATCAGGGCTGGGCTGATAGTATCTTCCGTAATTCCCCTCTCCATGCTGTTCGCCATTATCCTGATGAACAAGTTTGGAGTAGGTGGTAACCTGATGAGTCTTGGTGCGATTGACTTCGGATTGATCGTAGATGGTACCGTGATCGTAGTGGAAGCAATTCTGCATCGGTTTTCACATTCTAAGTTATCGAACATCACGCAGGAGCAGATGGATACGGAGGTGAATAAAAGCACGGGAACGATGATCCGATCCGCTGTATTCAGTCAGATCATCATCCTCATTGTATATATTCCGATCCTCTCCCTGCAGGGAATTGAAGGTAAGATGTTCAAACCAATGGCATTTACCGTGGCATTTGCCATTTTGGGCGCATTCCTGCTTTCCATTACATATGTACCGATGATGAGCGCCCTGTGTCTGAATAAAAAGCTCTCTCATAAGGCCTCACTGGCCGATAAAATGATGGCACGCCTGGAACGGTTTTATCAACCGCTGTTGAGCCGTGTAATGAACTTTCCAAAGACTATTATTGCAGGTTGCGTGGTATTGATGGCAGCAGCAGTGATCATACTCGGACAAATGGGTGGTGAGTTTATCCCACAATTGGAAGAAGGTGACTTTGCCGTAGAAACCCGCCTGCTTACAGGTAGTAACCTGAAAACGACTATTCATGCTACGCAGCAGGCCTCTGGTATTTTATTGAAAGAATTCCCTGAAGTAGAAAAGGTCGTGACGAAAATAGGTAGTGCGGAAATTCCTACAGACCCTATGCCGCTGGAAGCAGCAGATATGATGGTGATCCTGAAAGATAAAAAGTTATGGACCTCTGCAAAGACCTTCCCGGAATTGTCTCAGAAGATGACGGAAGCACTCTCTGTGGTACCGGGTCTCAGCGTTGGATTTCAGTTTCCTGTACAGATGCGTTTCAATGAATTGATGACAGGTGCCCGTCAGGATGTGGTGTGTAAGATCTTTGGTGAAGATCTTGACTCACTCGCATTCTATGCGAACAAGCTGGGTGAGGTCATCCACACTGTGAAAGGCGCGGTGAATATTTATATAGAGAGCGTAACCGGTATGCCACAGATCGTGATCAATTACAACCGGGATGCCATGGCCCGCTATGGGCTCAATGTAAGCGACATAAACAGGGTTGTGAATGCGGCCTTTGCTGGTCAGCGTGCGGGTGTGGTTTATGAGGGCGAGAAGCGATTTGACATGGTGGTGCGGTTAGCCGGTGAAGCAAGACAGAACATCTCTGATGTAGAAAACCTGCTGGTGCCAGCTGCCAATGGTATGCAGATACCACTTTACCAGGTGGCGGAAATCAAAGAGATCGAAGGACCGAACCAGATTCAGCGTGAAAATACCCGCCGTCGTATCATTGTCGGTTTCAACGTAAATGGTCGTGACGTACAGACCATTGTACAGGAGCTGCAACAGAAGGTAGCTGCGGAGGTGAAACTGCCTTTAGGATACTCTATTGTATACGGTGGCGCTTTCGATAACCTGACTAATGCCAAACAGCGTTTAGCTATCGTAGTGCCGATCGCGTTATTGCTGATCTTCCTGTTATTATATTTTGCTTTCCAGTCTGTGAAACAGGGTTTGCTTATTTATACAGCGATTCCATTGTCTGCTATCGGGGGCATCTTTGCTTTATGGATACGTGATATGCCGTTTAGTATCTCTGCCGGCGTGGGTTTTATTGCGCTCTTTGGCGTGGCGGTATTGAATGGTATCCTGCTGGTGAATGAATTTAACAGGTTGAAGAGTGAAGGCTGGCATGACGTACGCCGTATTGTGATCCATGCGACCAAGGCTAAACTGCGTGCGGTATTGATGACAGCATTGGTACCATCACTGGGATTTATTCCGATGGCCGTCAGTGCAGGTGCTGGTGCAGAAGTACAGAAACCACTGGCCACCGTGGTGATCGGTGGTTTGATCATATCTACTATGCTAACACTTTTTGTATTACCCGTATTATACATCCTTTTTGAAAAAGGATTCCGTTTTTATAAAAAAGGGGTTGCTGTGGGCATACTTTTGTTGGTTGGAACAGCCGTGAATGCGCAACAAAAGGTTGGCTTGCAGGAATCACTGGATCTGGCGGTAAAAAATAACCTGCATATCAAAGCAGCTAAATCAGGGGAAGATTATTATGCGATGTTGCGCAAGAGCAGTTTCAATCCTGAGAAGACACAAATAGGTGCGGAATATGGCCACATCAACAGTATGGCGAATGATAACCGGTTCACCATCTCCCAGGGGATTTATTTTCCAACTGTGTACAAGCGCCAGCGTGATCTGGGTATTGCACAATGGCAGATCAGTCAGGCCAGTACCCGTAACATGGAGAATGAGTTGAAGGCAAAGGTGAAATCTACCTTCTACCTGCTGCTGGTATTACAGGAAAAACAGCGACTGCTTCAAAACGCGGATAGCATATATGCGGCCTTTGTAGCCAAAGCGACCTTGCGACTCAAAACAGGTGATACCGATGCACTGGAAAAAGCGACGGCAGAAAACCAGCGCTTACAAATCGCTTCGCAACTGGCCATCCTGCAAACAGATTATAACGCCGCATTACAGTTGTTCCGTGTGTTGCTAAATAGCACGACGCCTGTGGTTCCAGCAAGTGATACTTTGGTATACCACCCGGCAGCACTGCCAGACAGCAATAGCCTGAACAACTCCCCTATCCTGCAACTGCAACAACGACACCTCGATGCGACCAGTGCCGAATACAAACTGGAAAAGAGCAGATTGCTGCCTTCTATTAATTTAGGTTTTGCAAATACCAGCATTATCGGTTACCAGAATGTAACGGGAACTGACAGGTATTACGGTAGCGACACCCGGTTCTCCGCAGTCAGTGCAGGTGTAGGCATTCCTATCTTTGGTGGTGCGCAGCGTGCGCGTATCAAGGCAGGTAATATCCTCATTCAACAGCAGCAACAGGAAATGGCAGCTAATAAACAGCAACTGGACCAGGAACTGAACCGGGCATTGACCAGCTATTACCGCTACCAGGAGCTGTTAGCATCATATATTTCTATCCAATTGCCCAATGCCGGTATACTGATCGAAGGTGCGAACAAACGATTGTATAGTGGAGAAAGCAGTTACCTCGAATGGACGATCCTGATCAATCAGGCCATCGAAACACGCAGCAACTATTATAATCTGATCATAGAAACTAACGATGCCGCTTTTGCCATCGAGAAAATCAGCGGAATTAACTAACTCATTTAAATACTCAACATGCGGGATATATTAAACGTTCTTGCAGGCTCACTAATCATCATTACCGGCTGTCACTCTTCATCCGGTAATAAGGAAGCGACCAAAACGGGAGCTGTAGATAGCAGCAATATCGTACAATTGTCAGCTATACAGGTAAAGAATGCAGGTATCATCACCGGCAAGCCTGAACTGAAACAGATGCATACCTCACTACGGGTGAACGGTGTGATCGACGTACCTCCTCAAAACCTTGTGTCTATCAGCATCCCACTGGGTGGGTATCTGAAGACCATGAACCTGCTGCCGGGTATGCAGGTAAAGAAAGGACAAATATTGGCTGTGCTGGAAGATCCGCAGTATGTACAGTTACAGGAGGACTACCTTGTGGCAAAAAACAAGCTGACCTTCCTTGAAGCAGATTTTGCCCGCCAGCAGGAGCTGAACCAGTCCAAGGCGAACAGCGACAAGGTATTGCAACAGGTAAAGAGCGACTATGAAAGCCAGAAGGTGATCGTACGTGCTCTCTCCGAGAAACTGCACCTGATCAACATCAATCCGGCAACCCTGCAATCATCAACCATTAGCCGCCAGATCAGCATTCCCGCACCCATCAGTGGGTTTGTAAGAAAGGTGAATGTAAACACCGGCAAGTATGTAGCACCTACTGATGTGTTGTTTGAACTGATGGATCCGGCGGACCTGCACCTGAGTCTTACTGTATTTGAGAAAGACCTTTCTCAGATCAGTCATGGGCAGGATGTGATTGCCTGGGCAAATGACGGCAGTGAAAAATACCAGGCGGAAGTACACTTTATTACACAGGGGGTAGATGAAACACATGCTGCAGAAGTGCACTGTCATCTAAAGAAATACGACAAACGACTGGTACCGGGTATGTTTATGAATGCTGAAATTGCCTTGAACAATGCGCAGGTAAAAGCATTACCGGATGCTGCGATTGTAAAGTGGCAGGGTAAAAACTATGTGTTCAAAGCAGATACCGGCTATATGTATACCATGGTGCCTGTAGAACCCGGCGCGCATACTGATGGTTTTACTGAAATCAAAACTGAATTACCTGAAGGAGAATATGTGATAAACAATGCTTATCCTGTGCTCATGAAAATGAAGAATAGCGGAGAGGATGAATAATAAAAACAGGGGCTGGCATTTTTTGCCAGTCCCTAAATTGTTTTTCCTTCTTTTCCAAACTCCTTCCTGATCCCTGCCAATATATCTTTTTGTAAGATGGATGTATCGCCTCTTTTTATAGCAGCGAGACAACTATGCCGCGATACGTTGATAATAGCCCCACCAGTCATCTCATACTTTTTAGCCACCTCAGATAGCAGAGATGCGTCTTCCATGGTCACATGTGCGGGGAATGATTGTTGCCAGAGCCGTTCACGTTGAGCCGGCCCCGGTACAGGAAAATAAATCATCGACTGAAAGCGGCGACCAAACGCTTCGTCTATATTTGCTTTTAAGTTTGTAGCCAGTACCACCAATCCCGGAAAATCTTCGATCCTTTGTAACAGGTAAGCTACTTCCTGATTTGCATAGCGGTCATTAGAAGAGGTGGTGTTGCTTCTCTTCCCAAACAATGCGTCTGCCTCATCAAAGAATAGTATCCAGTTTTTATTGATGGCCTGATCAAATACACCCGCCAGGTTTTTCTCTGTCTCTCCTATGAATTTTGATACGACCATGGATAGGTCAATACGGTATACATCCAGCCCGAAGGTCTTACCCAACAGGCAGGCTGTTAATGACTTGCCGGTACCGGGAGGTCCATAAAACAATGCCCTGTAGCCGGGTTTGATCTTGTTACTCATTTTCCAGTCCTGCAGCAGTGTCTGTCCGTATTCAACCCAGGTTCTAATTTCATCGACTTCGGCCATGGTTCGTTCATCCAGTACCAGGTCGTTCCAGTCCAGCCCCGTTTCAATTCTTTTGGCAGGAAAGTGTATACTGTAGTCAGGTTTATGAGGTGTACCTAAGGTGAAATAACTGAGGTATTCATTCGTGACCTGCAATGCGCCACTAAAGAATGGTTCATCTGCATGTGCGGGTTGAATACGCAGGATATTATGTTTGGCAAAGAAATGATCGGGGCCTAATAACTGATGCAACAGGAATCGCTGTTCCAGCTGATCGCCTGCTATTACAAAAGCGGCGGTTTCTCCGGTAGGCAGAAAGCCCCCGTGTTGCAGGCCTTTGATACCTCCAAATTCAGTAAACCCTCTATCGTAAGTGCTGTTCCTGAGATAAAAGATATCCAGCAGCTGTGGTTGGATATGCGGAGCGAGTGCGAGTAATAATAAGATCCTTTCGGGGATGGTGACATTGTAGTGTTGCAGGATCCGCGCGTACACTGAATCATCGGAAGGTAATGCCGGTGGCGCAGGGAATGATACAGTACTTTTTTCAAAGTATTGCTGCATGCGAACTTCCAGTACCTCTCTGAGCCACGCAAACTCCTGTTGTAAAACGG
This Chitinophaga sancti DNA region includes the following protein-coding sequences:
- a CDS encoding ATP-binding protein, giving the protein MDTLLISSNATVLQQEFAWLREVLEVRMQQYFEKSTVSFPAPPALPSDDSVYARILQHYNVTIPERILLLLALAPHIQPQLLDIFYLRNSTYDRGFTEFGGIKGLQHGGFLPTGETAAFVIAGDQLEQRFLLHQLLGPDHFFAKHNILRIQPAHADEPFFSGALQVTNEYLSYFTLGTPHKPDYSIHFPAKRIETGLDWNDLVLDERTMAEVDEIRTWVEYGQTLLQDWKMSNKIKPGYRALFYGPPGTGKSLTACLLGKTFGLDVYRIDLSMVVSKFIGETEKNLAGVFDQAINKNWILFFDEADALFGKRSNTTSSNDRYANQEVAYLLQRIEDFPGLVVLATNLKANIDEAFGRRFQSMIYFPVPGPAQRERLWQQSFPAHVTMEDASLLSEVAKKYEMTGGAIINVSRHSCLAAIKRGDTSILQKDILAGIRKEFGKEGKTI